The proteins below come from a single uncultured Fusobacterium sp. genomic window:
- a CDS encoding CTP synthase, which yields MNTKYIFVTGGVVSSLGKGITAASLGNLLKARGYNVTIQKFDPYINVDPGTMNPYEHGEVFVTDDGAETDLDLGHYERFIDENLTKYNNITTGKIYQTVIEKERNGEYLGKTVQVVPHITNEIKSKIEIAGKVNNSDIVITEIGGTVGDIESTPFLEAIRQFKYDIGRENVLYIHVALVPYLKAAGELKTKPAQHSVKELMSLGIRPDILVCRTEHDLNEGLRKKLAMFCDIDYDAVIEAKDASTIYEIPLIMEKEGLADVTCKKLGIENRKADLISWEKIVYDIKNPKAEVKIAVVGKYVELKDAYISINESLEHAAYSLGYKARIKYIQAENLDVESLKEYQGILVPGGFGNRGVEGKIAAIKYARENKIPFLGICLGMQLSVVEFARNVLGYTDANSSELDENTTHPVIHIMEDQKYIEKMGGTMRLGAYPCILGEGTLAKELYGTKEISERHRHRYEYNNMYREELEKAGLKVSGTSPDNTLVEIVELSKDIHPFYIAGQFHPEFKTRPNRPHPLFKGFIEASTK from the coding sequence ATGAACACAAAGTATATTTTTGTTACTGGAGGAGTTGTATCATCACTTGGAAAAGGAATTACTGCTGCCTCATTAGGAAATTTATTAAAAGCTAGAGGGTATAATGTAACTATACAAAAATTTGATCCATATATTAACGTAGACCCAGGAACAATGAATCCATATGAGCATGGAGAGGTATTTGTTACTGATGATGGAGCTGAAACAGACTTAGATTTAGGACATTATGAAAGATTTATTGATGAAAATTTAACTAAATATAATAATATAACTACTGGGAAAATATATCAAACTGTTATTGAAAAAGAGAGAAATGGAGAGTATCTTGGAAAAACTGTACAAGTGGTTCCACATATAACAAATGAAATAAAATCAAAAATAGAGATAGCAGGAAAAGTTAATAACTCTGACATTGTTATAACAGAGATAGGAGGAACAGTAGGAGATATAGAATCTACTCCTTTTTTAGAAGCTATTAGACAGTTTAAATATGATATAGGACGTGAAAATGTTCTATATATTCATGTGGCTTTAGTACCATATTTAAAAGCAGCTGGGGAATTGAAAACAAAACCAGCTCAACACTCTGTAAAAGAATTAATGAGTTTAGGAATTCGTCCAGACATATTAGTTTGTAGAACTGAGCATGACTTAAACGAAGGACTTAGAAAAAAATTAGCTATGTTCTGTGATATTGATTATGATGCTGTAATAGAAGCTAAAGATGCTAGTACTATCTATGAAATACCACTTATTATGGAAAAAGAAGGTTTAGCAGATGTAACTTGTAAAAAATTAGGTATAGAAAATAGAAAAGCTGACTTAATTTCTTGGGAAAAAATAGTATATGATATAAAAAATCCTAAAGCTGAGGTAAAAATAGCAGTAGTAGGGAAATACGTTGAGTTAAAAGATGCTTATATTAGTATAAATGAGTCATTGGAACATGCTGCTTACTCTTTAGGATATAAAGCTAGAATAAAATATATTCAAGCTGAAAATTTAGATGTAGAATCTTTAAAAGAGTATCAAGGAATATTAGTGCCTGGTGGATTTGGTAATAGAGGAGTAGAGGGGAAAATAGCAGCTATAAAATATGCTAGAGAAAATAAAATTCCTTTCTTAGGAATATGTTTAGGTATGCAATTATCAGTTGTAGAGTTTGCTAGAAATGTTTTAGGTTATACTGATGCTAATTCAAGTGAATTAGATGAAAATACTACTCATCCAGTTATTCATATCATGGAAGATCAAAAATATATTGAAAAAATGGGTGGAACTATGAGATTGGGAGCTTATCCATGTATTTTAGGAGAAGGAACTTTAGCTAAAGAGTTATATGGTACTAAAGAGATAAGTGAAAGACATAGACATAGATATGAGTATAATAATATGTATAGAGAAGAATTAGAAAAAGCAGGATTAAAAGTTTCTGGAACATCTCCTGATAATACTCTTGTAGAGATAGTGGAATTATCAAAGGATATACACCCATTCTATATAGCTGGACAATTTCATCCAGAATTTAAAACAAGACCAAATAGACCTCATCCATTATTTAAAGGATTTATAGAAGCAAGTACAAAATAA
- the queE gene encoding putative 7-carboxy-7-deazaguanine synthase QueE has translation MANFKVVEIFESINGEGRKAGQLAIFVRLQKCNLNCSYCDTKWANGDDAPYTLMSEEEIYNEILKSGIKNITLTGGEPLLHENVEILLEKIGNNPNLSLEIETNGSIELKKFSKLKNPPSFTMDYKLPSSKMESKMCLENFKYLTSKDTIKFVVGTIEDLKKAKEIIENFSLIEKCAVYFSPVFNSINPVEIVEFMKENKLNGVNLQLQIHKFIWDPESKGV, from the coding sequence ATGGCAAATTTTAAAGTTGTGGAGATATTTGAAAGTATAAATGGAGAGGGAAGAAAAGCTGGACAATTAGCTATTTTTGTAAGATTACAAAAATGCAATCTAAATTGTAGTTATTGTGATACAAAATGGGCTAATGGAGATGATGCTCCTTATACTTTAATGAGTGAAGAGGAAATATATAATGAAATATTAAAAAGTGGAATAAAAAATATAACTCTTACTGGAGGAGAACCACTTTTACATGAAAATGTAGAAATTTTATTAGAAAAAATTGGAAATAATCCAAACTTAAGTTTAGAGATAGAAACAAATGGAAGTATTGAATTAAAAAAATTCTCTAAATTAAAAAATCCTCCATCATTTACTATGGATTACAAGCTTCCAAGTAGTAAAATGGAAAGTAAAATGTGTTTAGAGAATTTTAAATATTTAACATCAAAAGATACTATAAAATTTGTAGTAGGAACTATTGAAGACTTAAAAAAAGCTAAGGAGATAATTGAAAACTTCTCTTTAATAGAAAAATGTGCTGTATATTTTAGTCCAGTTTTTAATTCTATCAATCCAGTTGAAATAGTAGAATTTATGAAAGAAAACAAATTAAATGGAGTAAATTTACAATTGCAAATTCATAAGTTTATATGGGATCCAGAAAGTAAAGGTGTATGA
- the folE gene encoding GTP cyclohydrolase I FolE, whose amino-acid sequence MMIDKKEIEKHIRGILLALGDNPDREGLIETPKRVANMYEEIFQGMNYTNDEIVEMYNKSFEVSDNLDSNDMVIVKDIEIFSCCEHHLALMYDMRVTVAYIPKDKVIGLSKIARICDMVGKRLQLQERIGRDIAYIVSKIINSKDIAVLIKGKHGCMTARGINKTNSFTETSIFMGEFKENYVLQNRLYNSL is encoded by the coding sequence ATGATGATAGATAAAAAAGAAATAGAAAAGCATATTAGAGGAATACTTTTAGCTTTGGGGGATAATCCAGATAGAGAGGGACTTATAGAAACTCCTAAAAGAGTAGCTAATATGTATGAAGAGATTTTTCAAGGAATGAACTATACCAATGATGAAATAGTTGAAATGTATAATAAAAGTTTTGAGGTTTCAGATAATTTAGATAGCAATGATATGGTTATAGTTAAGGATATAGAAATATTTAGTTGTTGTGAACATCATTTAGCTCTTATGTATGATATGAGGGTAACTGTAGCATATATTCCTAAAGATAAGGTAATCGGACTTAGTAAAATTGCTAGGATTTGTGACATGGTAGGAAAAAGATTACAACTTCAAGAGAGAATAGGAAGAGATATAGCTTATATAGTTAGTAAAATTATTAACTCAAAAGATATAGCTGTTCTTATTAAAGGAAAACATGGTTGCATGACAGCTAGAGGGATAAATAAGACAAATAGTTTTACTGAGACTTCAATTTTTATGGGAGAGTTTAAAGAAAACTATGTATTACAAAATAGATTATACAATAGCTTATAA
- the queD gene encoding 6-carboxytetrahydropterin synthase QueD codes for MYTLVSEASFDSAHFLSGYNGKCKNIHGHRWTIKMEVYGEKLQTEGHLRGMILDFGDIKSMLKELADYFDHSLIIEKDSMRNATLNYLKEDGFKIIEVDFRPTAENFSKYIFDYFKEKKIPVKKVIVYETPNNCATYSEEII; via the coding sequence GTGTATACATTGGTTAGTGAAGCAAGTTTTGATAGTGCTCATTTTTTATCTGGATACAACGGAAAATGTAAAAATATCCATGGACATCGTTGGACAATAAAGATGGAGGTATATGGAGAAAAACTACAGACTGAAGGACATTTAAGGGGAATGATTTTAGATTTTGGAGATATAAAATCTATGTTAAAAGAGTTAGCTGATTATTTTGATCACTCTCTAATTATAGAAAAAGATAGTATGAGAAATGCCACATTAAATTATTTAAAAGAAGATGGTTTTAAAATTATTGAAGTAGATTTTAGACCAACAGCTGAAAATTTTTCTAAATATATTTTTGATTATTTTAAAGAGAAAAAAATTCCTGTAAAAAAAGTGATAGTATATGAAACTCCAAATAATTGTGCAACATATAGTGAGGAGATAATATAA
- a CDS encoding ParA family protein, whose product MKKQINISLALKKDGKISQARLSLSKDLLEYIGISSEDRKINLIYKDKKIEFFKAILGFQDEVEKEGDKLKLLKVTKELAIQPYTKDESGVKKMYYNYKLFIPLPIISDLEITKDDRLVELDKIDNKIIIEKVEEKEQMETKEGIIIDVKNNKGGVGKTEIAKELGHGFALLGKKTLVISTDAQNNIIDDLYPEDFEVKNGLKEDVFYGRGETLRLRDNFFYLPLKEYKFSDKFLKAIPNYLEEKRKEYDVIIIDSPPLLEVDSVFVKCADKLVVPTYCDRKTIKGVLNLVNSDEEILDKIAAIVINRYEKTKVQEEWKEQLLFALEGTGIFCPIIPKLSFIEQMINNQKTVWEYSNKQITEVQETYLQLLHELLK is encoded by the coding sequence ATGAAAAAACAGATAAATATAAGTCTTGCTTTAAAAAAAGATGGTAAAATTAGTCAAGCAAGGTTATCTCTTTCTAAAGATTTATTAGAATACATAGGAATCTCTTCTGAAGATAGAAAAATAAATTTAATATATAAAGATAAAAAAATAGAATTTTTTAAAGCTATCTTAGGATTTCAAGATGAAGTTGAAAAAGAAGGAGATAAACTTAAATTATTAAAAGTAACAAAGGAATTAGCAATTCAACCATATACTAAAGATGAAAGTGGAGTAAAGAAAATGTATTATAATTACAAACTTTTTATTCCATTACCAATTATTTCAGATTTGGAGATTACTAAAGATGATAGACTGGTTGAATTAGATAAAATAGACAATAAAATTATAATTGAGAAAGTTGAGGAGAAAGAACAAATGGAGACAAAGGAAGGAATTATAATTGATGTAAAAAATAATAAAGGAGGAGTAGGAAAAACAGAAATAGCTAAAGAGTTAGGACATGGTTTTGCTCTATTAGGGAAAAAGACTTTAGTTATTTCAACAGATGCTCAAAATAATATAATAGATGACTTATACCCTGAAGATTTTGAAGTAAAAAATGGATTAAAAGAAGATGTTTTTTATGGAAGAGGAGAGACTTTAAGATTAAGAGATAATTTTTTCTATCTTCCATTAAAAGAATACAAGTTTTCAGATAAGTTCTTAAAAGCAATTCCTAACTATCTTGAAGAAAAAAGAAAAGAATATGATGTAATTATAATTGATTCTCCACCTCTATTAGAAGTAGATAGTGTTTTTGTAAAATGTGCTGATAAATTAGTAGTTCCTACTTATTGTGATAGAAAAACAATAAAAGGAGTTTTAAATTTAGTAAATTCAGATGAAGAAATTTTAGATAAAATAGCAGCTATTGTAATAAATAGATATGAAAAAACAAAAGTTCAAGAGGAGTGGAAAGAACAACTTTTATTTGCATTAGAAGGAACAGGAATTTTTTGTCCAATCATTCCTAAATTATCTTTTATTGAACAGATGATTAATAATCAAAAAACAGTTTGGGAATATTCAAATAAACAGATAACAGAGGTACAAGAAACATACTTACAATTATTACATGAATTATTAAAATAA
- a CDS encoding MarR family transcriptional regulator: MRNINSLGYAICYTARKIYQFLTKEFKNFDITPEQYIVLIKLSEENGISQMELANRLDKDKNNVKAMVDNLNKKGYLIKKENESDKRAYSLYLTEKAKLTIPKIKEHEDEFLEALNLGITLEEAKKVDEVLKKICKNISK; this comes from the coding sequence GTGAGAAATATTAATTCATTAGGTTATGCTATATGTTATACAGCTAGGAAAATTTATCAGTTTTTAACAAAAGAGTTTAAAAATTTTGATATAACCCCAGAGCAATACATAGTTTTAATAAAATTGTCTGAAGAGAATGGGATTTCACAAATGGAGTTAGCTAATAGATTGGATAAAGATAAGAATAATGTTAAAGCTATGGTTGATAATCTAAATAAAAAGGGATATTTAATAAAAAAGGAAAATGAATCAGATAAGAGAGCATACTCTTTATATCTTACAGAGAAAGCTAAACTTACTATTCCTAAAATAAAGGAACATGAAGATGAATTTTTAGAAGCATTAAATTTAGGAATAACTTTAGAAGAAGCAAAAAAAGTAGATGAAGTATTAAAAAAAATTTGTAAGAATATATCAAAATAA
- a CDS encoding M14 family metallopeptidase: MDFKLENLVCKAGRKISGFWNIEGYSIPTTIINGEKEGKVIAISSGIHNCEYVGIQSAIELSQELSPESISGTVIIFHPVNYSGFFKKISAVMPEDNKNLNRAFPGEKTGTISDKIAYHFSKFLYPQLDFFIDVHGGDLYEKATAFVYSPGIGDEETIRFSHEVAQYLSVPYRVRSSAKTGAYNSAAIQGVPSMLIERGGNGLWSNEEVQDYKKDILSILGYFNIIDYSINKNLLQKEITTAKYISSEIDGFWYPTYKAGEKFKKGELLGEIRDCFGNIITSYFAEFDGVILYGVFSLAVRKNEEILAYGKI, from the coding sequence ATGGACTTTAAATTAGAAAATTTAGTTTGTAAAGCTGGGAGAAAAATATCTGGTTTTTGGAATATTGAAGGATATAGTATTCCAACTACTATAATAAATGGAGAGAAGGAAGGGAAAGTAATAGCAATATCTTCTGGAATACATAATTGCGAATATGTAGGAATACAAAGTGCTATTGAACTTTCACAAGAACTTAGCCCTGAAAGTATAAGTGGAACAGTTATTATTTTTCATCCTGTTAATTATTCTGGATTTTTTAAAAAGATTTCAGCAGTGATGCCAGAAGATAATAAAAATTTAAATAGAGCATTTCCTGGTGAAAAGACAGGGACAATTTCAGATAAAATTGCTTATCATTTTTCTAAATTTTTATATCCTCAATTAGATTTTTTTATAGATGTACATGGTGGAGATCTTTATGAAAAAGCGACAGCTTTTGTATATTCTCCAGGAATTGGAGATGAAGAGACTATAAGATTTTCTCATGAGGTAGCTCAATATTTATCAGTTCCATATAGAGTTAGATCTTCAGCTAAAACAGGAGCATATAATTCTGCAGCTATTCAAGGAGTTCCTTCTATGCTAATAGAAAGAGGAGGAAATGGACTTTGGAGTAATGAGGAAGTACAAGATTATAAAAAAGATATTCTTTCTATATTAGGATATTTTAATATTATAGATTATTCAATTAATAAAAATTTACTTCAAAAAGAAATTACTACTGCTAAATATATCTCTTCAGAAATAGATGGATTTTGGTATCCTACCTATAAAGCTGGAGAAAAATTTAAAAAGGGTGAATTATTAGGAGAAATTAGAGATTGTTTTGGAAATATTATAACTTCATATTTTGCTGAATTTGATGGAGTAATATTATATGGAGTTTTCTCTTTAGCAGTAAGAAAAAATGAAGAAATTTTAGCTTATGGAAAAATTTAG
- a CDS encoding MATE family efflux transporter: protein MNNSNITHKMFLSLMIPFILSTITQPLLGAADIAVVGKLNNVNYISGVSIGTLIFNTIYWIFGFLRVSTTAFSAQSSHYSDKKRVSDIFFRPIMIALFISLIMVIFQNIIFESSMKFIKPELEIEKAATTYFKILIWGAPFVLTNYVLLGWLMGLGNIKASMTMQISGNLLNIILDIIFVTVFNFKVEGVAYATLISQIFSTFLGVYFIFPYTYHKYIDLKSIINKKELISIFCVNRDLMVRTICLVSHNNLFTMASSNLGGDILATNAILFQIMSIISYAFDGIANTASVFAGRARGQKDNLLMKNCWKKTFYWGVIFVILTTVIYLIFSDSIIRIFTKLPNIILLTKEYSKWILLYPAIAFLGLTFYGVFTGSARTFPIMTSTVIAFILFFIAWKYLIPVYKNDGVWISLLIFYFGRGVFLIPQLKKTLS from the coding sequence ATGAATAATAGTAATATAACACATAAGATGTTTTTAAGCTTGATGATTCCCTTTATTTTATCTACTATAACACAACCTTTACTTGGAGCAGCAGATATTGCTGTAGTTGGAAAATTAAATAATGTAAATTATATATCTGGAGTATCTATAGGAACACTTATTTTTAACACTATATATTGGATTTTTGGTTTTCTAAGAGTAAGTACTACAGCTTTTAGTGCTCAATCTAGTCATTATAGTGATAAAAAAAGAGTAAGTGACATATTTTTTAGACCAATAATGATAGCTTTGTTTATAAGTTTAATTATGGTTATTTTTCAAAATATAATTTTTGAAAGTTCTATGAAATTTATAAAACCAGAATTAGAAATAGAAAAAGCAGCAACAACTTATTTTAAAATTTTGATTTGGGGAGCTCCTTTTGTTTTAACTAACTATGTACTTTTAGGTTGGCTTATGGGATTAGGAAATATAAAAGCTTCTATGACTATGCAGATTTCAGGAAATCTTTTAAATATTATATTGGATATAATTTTTGTAACAGTATTTAATTTTAAAGTTGAAGGAGTAGCTTATGCAACCCTTATTTCACAAATTTTTTCAACTTTTTTAGGAGTATATTTTATCTTTCCATACACTTACCACAAGTATATAGATTTAAAATCAATTATTAATAAAAAAGAGTTAATAAGTATCTTTTGTGTAAATAGGGATTTGATGGTTAGAACTATATGTTTAGTTTCACATAATAATCTTTTTACAATGGCAAGTTCCAATTTAGGTGGAGATATTTTGGCAACTAATGCTATACTTTTTCAAATAATGTCAATTATCTCTTATGCTTTTGATGGAATAGCTAATACAGCTAGTGTATTTGCAGGAAGAGCAAGAGGGCAAAAGGATAATTTACTTATGAAAAATTGTTGGAAGAAGACTTTTTATTGGGGAGTTATTTTTGTTATTTTAACAACAGTAATTTATTTGATATTTTCAGATAGTATTATTAGAATATTTACTAAACTACCTAATATTATTTTACTGACAAAAGAGTATTCAAAATGGATATTATTATATCCAGCTATAGCATTTTTAGGATTAACTTTTTATGGAGTATTTACTGGTTCAGCTAGGACATTTCCTATTATGACATCTACTGTTATAGCTTTTATACTATTTTTTATAGCTTGGAAATATCTGATACCTGTATATAAAAATGATGGGGTATGGATATCACTACTTATATTTTATTTTGGAAGAGGAGTATTTTTAATTCCTCAATTAAAGAAAACATTGAGTTAA
- a CDS encoding MBL fold metallo-hydrolase, translated as MKRFLKNVCFTYFLASSLLLAQDIDVNAIRTVDGRAKTIMEYLHDDTRLVPTKVFDNVYCIGSVSVVAWAITTSDGIILIDSMWDDKDAQMIEESLVKLGLNPKDLKYIILTHGHGDHYGGANYLREKYGAKTVLTKVDTDLMYNLNVGANSPRSPKTKIDIFAKDQDKIVLGDTEVMLVETPGHTAGCLSVIFPAKDKGEERVAMLWGGTGIPKDKELQIKYKESAEYFAKLSQEKNATVFLTAHLFADEGYEKLALINSSNYDGKNPFVFTQEELKKYFDDLILKADNAIKNSK; from the coding sequence ATGAAAAGATTTTTAAAAAATGTATGTTTTACCTATTTTTTAGCAAGTTCTTTACTTTTAGCACAAGATATTGATGTAAATGCTATTAGAACTGTTGATGGAAGAGCAAAAACAATAATGGAATATTTACATGATGATACTCGTTTAGTACCTACAAAAGTTTTTGATAATGTATATTGTATAGGAAGTGTAAGTGTTGTTGCTTGGGCAATCACTACTTCAGATGGAATTATTCTTATAGATTCAATGTGGGATGACAAAGATGCTCAAATGATAGAGGAAAGTCTTGTAAAATTAGGATTAAACCCTAAGGACTTGAAATATATCATTTTAACTCATGGACATGGAGATCATTATGGTGGAGCTAACTATTTAAGAGAAAAATATGGAGCAAAAACAGTTTTAACAAAAGTGGATACAGATTTAATGTATAATTTAAATGTGGGAGCAAACTCTCCTCGTTCTCCTAAAACTAAAATAGATATCTTTGCTAAAGATCAAGATAAAATTGTTTTAGGAGATACAGAAGTAATGCTAGTAGAAACTCCTGGACATACTGCTGGTTGTCTATCAGTTATTTTTCCAGCAAAAGATAAAGGAGAAGAGCGTGTAGCAATGTTATGGGGAGGAACAGGAATCCCAAAAGATAAGGAATTACAAATAAAATATAAGGAATCTGCTGAATATTTTGCAAAACTTTCTCAAGAAAAAAATGCTACTGTTTTCTTAACTGCTCATCTATTTGCAGATGAAGGATATGAGAAATTAGCTCTTATAAATAGTTCAAACTATGATGGAAAAAATCCATTTGTTTTTACTCAAGAAGAGTTAAAAAAATATTTTGATGATTTAATATTAAAAGCTGATAACGCAATAAAAAATAGTAAATAA
- a CDS encoding WYL domain-containing protein — protein sequence MRVTVPYFFKEKLLEDEVYFGLSIGEIGNRIFTYYSDKDIENNEIKIFKGEIIQFNLNKSNDDLYYTILKEHNVENEAEFFRNLFFKYLDNPRYLREKILFSNIISNINLAIEKKKKINIKYNGEIRTINPYLLKVSSNEDRTYIFSFCEKNNEYRNYKIANIENVFISKNDLEIKDSEYISNIDKNFDPFLSYNKYVVIKITPEGEKLFNTAIINRPKVYKKEGNTWTLECTKRLAKIYFPQFLSNIEILEPLDLREWFIQKFKKAYENYGE from the coding sequence GTGAGGGTTACAGTTCCATATTTTTTTAAAGAAAAGTTATTGGAAGATGAAGTATATTTTGGATTATCTATTGGAGAAATAGGAAATAGAATTTTTACATATTATTCAGATAAGGATATTGAAAATAATGAAATAAAGATATTTAAAGGGGAAATAATTCAATTTAATTTAAATAAGTCAAATGATGACTTATATTATACAATTTTAAAAGAACATAATGTTGAAAATGAAGCTGAATTTTTTAGAAATCTATTTTTTAAATATTTAGATAATCCTAGATATTTAAGAGAAAAAATTCTATTTAGTAATATTATTTCAAATATTAATTTAGCTATAGAGAAAAAGAAAAAAATTAATATAAAGTATAACGGAGAAATTAGAACAATAAATCCTTATTTATTAAAAGTATCATCTAATGAAGACAGAACCTATATTTTTTCTTTTTGTGAAAAAAATAATGAGTATAGAAATTATAAAATAGCTAATATAGAAAATGTATTTATCTCAAAAAATGATTTAGAAATAAAAGATTCAGAATATATAAGTAATATTGATAAAAATTTTGATCCTTTTTTATCATATAATAAGTATGTTGTTATAAAGATAACTCCAGAAGGAGAAAAACTTTTTAATACGGCTATTATTAATAGACCCAAAGTTTATAAAAAAGAGGGGAATACTTGGACTCTTGAGTGTACAAAAAGATTAGCTAAGATTTATTTTCCTCAATTTTTATCAAATATAGAGATATTAGAACCACTTGATTTAAGAGAATGGTTTATACAAAAATTCAAAAAAGCCTATGAAAACTATGGAGAATGA
- the queC gene encoding 7-cyano-7-deazaguanine synthase QueC: protein MRVLVLLSGGVDSSTCLAIAVDKYGKDNVVALSASYGQKHTKELESARKIANYYQVELIEINLGKIFSFSNCSLLSHSDKEIPQGSYDEQLKKIEGEKISTYVPFRNGLFLSTAASIAISKNCQIIYYGAHSDDSAGNAYPDCSPEFNEAMNRAIYLGSGKELKIEAPFVNLHKSDIVKKGLELNLPYELTWSCYEGGEYPCGKCGTCIDREKAFELNNSVDPLLKLREGDK, encoded by the coding sequence ATGAGAGTTTTAGTATTATTAAGTGGAGGAGTAGATAGTTCAACTTGTTTAGCTATAGCAGTAGATAAATATGGAAAGGATAATGTTGTAGCTTTATCAGCATCTTACGGACAAAAACATACTAAGGAATTAGAATCAGCTAGAAAAATAGCTAATTATTATCAAGTAGAATTAATAGAGATAAATTTAGGAAAGATATTTTCATTTAGTAATTGTTCTCTACTTTCTCATTCAGATAAGGAGATACCACAAGGAAGTTATGATGAACAGTTAAAAAAAATAGAGGGAGAGAAAATTTCTACTTATGTACCATTTAGAAATGGACTCTTTTTATCTACAGCAGCAAGTATAGCAATTTCTAAAAATTGTCAAATAATATATTATGGAGCTCATAGTGATGATTCAGCTGGAAATGCTTATCCAGATTGCAGTCCAGAATTTAATGAAGCTATGAATAGAGCTATATATTTAGGAAGTGGAAAAGAGCTAAAAATAGAAGCTCCTTTTGTAAATCTACATAAAAGTGATATTGTAAAAAAAGGTTTAGAATTAAATCTTCCATATGAATTAACATGGAGTTGTTATGAGGGAGGAGAGTATCCATGTGGAAAATGTGGAACATGTATAGATAGAGAAAAAGCTTTTGAATTAAATAATTCAGTAGACCCATTATTAAAATTGAGAGAAGGAGACAAGTAG
- the queF gene encoding preQ(1) synthase yields MRDLKNLTLLGNQGVKYPDNYAPEILETFDNKHLENDYFVKFNCPEFTSLCPITGQPDFANIIISYVPNIKMVESKSLKLYLFSFRNHGDFHEDCVNIIMKDLIKLMDPKYIEVWGKFTPRGGISIDPYCNYGKKGTKWEEIAINRLANHDMYPEKVDNR; encoded by the coding sequence ATGAGAGATTTAAAAAATTTAACATTATTAGGAAATCAAGGAGTAAAATATCCAGATAATTATGCCCCAGAGATTTTAGAAACTTTTGATAATAAGCATCTTGAAAACGATTACTTTGTAAAATTTAATTGTCCAGAATTTACAAGTTTATGCCCTATTACTGGACAACCAGATTTTGCTAATATAATAATATCTTATGTACCAAATATAAAAATGGTAGAAAGTAAATCTTTAAAGTTATATCTTTTCAGTTTTCGTAATCATGGAGATTTTCATGAAGATTGTGTAAATATAATTATGAAAGATTTAATAAAATTAATGGATCCTAAATATATAGAAGTATGGGGAAAATTTACTCCAAGAGGTGGAATATCAATAGATCCTTATTGTAACTATGGTAAAAAAGGGACAAAATGGGAAGAAATAGCTATTAATAGATTAGCTAATCATGATATGTACCCAGAAAAAGTGGATAATAGATAA